In a single window of the Raphanus sativus cultivar WK10039 chromosome 9, ASM80110v3, whole genome shotgun sequence genome:
- the LOC108825862 gene encoding uncharacterized protein LOC108825862: MGRDWSWLGGGKKKSTSKSKKDIKATPPPSSPAGNTATTAAGCMSAVINIFDLQHLHFPINHHHLHLPKGVDVEETPSSPTRKDGNLNISMGIKIKTKPSSSSLAATESYSPSVKTPTLVARLMGLDLVPDNYISSPTPSSSSSSHTNKHRHYSLQRNSVDGGTRSLPETPRISLGRRSVDVISHQHQRSSLHLREMKIHVEDRENRSPRDYARKIVMQIKENVSRRRRMGTDITNREQQAREAHEPKKAPKVRDEPRLQTVKTEPQGTEQDKKQSNSATKRKKAENFKSRLVKPPQTMKEELFVRSPETRNRKDSSNLRETRSSRNRASTTEFTTFRSQSQTQIAPITKRTLVLKDVDEMVAGEFPATATQSELVASEGEGIVTELERGIFEALVAETTAYYYDTWSKPAPFKRNDDVSGTWGVHVTRCHSKVGTHHDSSSLFRERRLRCPRG, encoded by the exons ATGGGAAGAGACTGGTCTTGGCTCGGAGGAGGGAAGAAGAAATCCACAAGCAAGTCAAAGAAAGACATCAAAGCAACTCCACCGCCTTCCTCCCCCGCCGGAAACACTGCAACGACGGCGGCGGGATGCATGAGTGCCGTCATTAACATTTTCGACTTGCAACATTTACATTTCCCTATCAACCATCACCATCTCCATCTCCCCAAAG GTGTAGATGTTGAAGAGACTCCATCTTCACCTACCAGAAAAGATGGAAACCTCAATATATCT ATGGGTATTAAAATCAAGACCAAACCATCATCATCGTCTCTTGCAGCCACTGAATCTTACTCTCCGAGTGTAAAGACACCAACTTTGGTCGCTAGGCTCATGGGTCTTGATCTTGTTCCAGACAACTACATCTCATCTCCcacaccatcttcttcttcttcttcgcacACCAACAAACACAGACACTACTCTCTCCAACGAAACTCCGTCGACGGAGGAACACGCTCTCTTCCCGAGACACCGAGGATTTCACTCGGAAGAAGATCCGTCGACGTCATCTCTCACCAACACCAACGTTCTTCGCTTCATCTCAGGGAGATGAAGATACACGTGGAGGATAGAGAGAACCGGAGTCCTAGAGACTACGCCAGGAAGATAGTGATGCAGATTAAGGAGAACGTGAGCAGGAGAAGAAGGATGGGGACTGATATTACAAACAGAGAACAACAAGCACGAGAGGCTCATGAGCCCAAGAAAGCTCCCAAGGTTCGAGACGAGCCCAGGTTACAAACAGTGAAAACAGAGCCACAAGGAACAGAGCAAGACAAAAAACAGAGCAACTCTGCAACGAAACGTAAGAAAGCTGAGAACTTTAAGTCGAGATTAGTGAAGCCGCCACAGACAATGAAGGAGGAGCTGTTTGTCCGGTCACCAGAAACGAGGAACAGAAAAGATTCATCGAATCTCAGAGAAACGCGATCATCAAGAAACAGAGCATCAACAACAGAGTTCACTACTTTTCGGAGCCAATCGCAAACGCAGATTGCACCGATCACAAAACGCACATTGGTTCTCAAAGATGTTGATGAAATGGTGGCCGGAGAATTCCCGGCGACGGCGACACAGTCGGAGCTGGTGGCGTCTGAAGGCGAAGGAATCGTGACGGAGCTCGAGAGAGGAATCTTCGAAGCCCTCGTGGCCGAAACGACGGCGTACTACTACGACACGTGGAGCAAACCGGCGCCGTTTAAGAGAAACGATGATGTAAGTGGCACGTGGGGAGTTCACGTGACGAGATGCCATTCAAAGGTGGGGACCCACCACGACTCGTCCTCTTTGTTTCGCGAAAGGAGATTGAGGTGTCCACGTGGGTAA